A region from the Curtobacterium sp. MCBA15_012 genome encodes:
- the ruvX gene encoding Holliday junction resolvase RuvX produces MRSGRRLGVDVGRARIGIAVCDRDGLLATPVETVRRDDKTDVGRILAIADEYDVLEIVVGLPLSMSGDDTASTADARAFADRLARHRPVRLVDERLSTVTAQRGLHQAGRNTKKSRAVIDQAAAVIILQHALDHERASSAAPGATLP; encoded by the coding sequence ATGCGGTCCGGGCGACGACTCGGCGTCGACGTCGGGCGCGCCCGGATCGGCATCGCCGTCTGCGACCGGGACGGGCTGCTCGCCACCCCGGTCGAGACCGTCCGTCGTGACGACAAGACCGACGTCGGTCGCATCCTCGCGATCGCCGACGAGTACGACGTGCTCGAGATCGTCGTCGGGCTGCCGCTGTCGATGTCCGGCGACGACACGGCCTCGACGGCCGATGCCCGCGCGTTCGCCGACCGGCTGGCACGGCACCGACCCGTCCGGCTCGTCGACGAGCGACTGTCGACCGTCACGGCGCAGCGTGGCCTGCACCAGGCGGGCCGGAACACGAAGAAGTCGCGGGCCGTGATCGACCAAGCGGCCGCTGTTATCATTCTGCAACACGCGCTCGACCACGAGCGCGCGTCCAGCGCCGCCCCAGGCGCCACGCTCCCCTGA
- a CDS encoding AarF/ABC1/UbiB kinase family protein — translation MPTPPRLSDLGQQDVEVGSLRSRGRRFAELLAIARRHRLLPIRRLDFTRDPATVDLRRDQAEHLRRALEEAGGGFVKMGQLLSTRDDLLPEEWTEGLVHLQGSVTPAAPDEVAALLLEELGAPVDEVFATFDPEPVAAASIAQVHRATLADGTTVAVKVQRPGIDAAVRRDVDIAMRVVRFLARTSAEARQVGIVDVAQQYADDLVRQVDFASEMRNLAALRAAQARSARPDAVAFPEPYRELSTRRVMVMEFLEGETLSALRAVRSDRDLDAPMRAVLDAFLRQVVFDGIYHADLHPGNVVLLPDGRPALIDFGSVGRLDPGLRETVQELLAGYIQDDTARIADGVLRMAPVRDPEDEADFRRDIAAFVADELGPGARIGVETVDDAVAVFGRYRLKPPPDFVAAARALAIFEGTLRTLAPSFDLLEESRDLARRQIRDQLRPKAVRDLALRELVGVASTLRKLPRRIDRIGEAVEKGDLAVRIRLFSDRRDREVVAGLVRRVLLVLLGAGAGVLAIVYLATPVRSDAVLSTAGAGGLLGGTAVVLLVWAAVDAWIARRRR, via the coding sequence GTGCCCACTCCGCCCCGCCTGAGCGACCTCGGTCAGCAGGACGTCGAGGTCGGCAGCCTGCGGTCCCGCGGCCGTCGCTTCGCCGAGCTGCTCGCGATCGCCCGCCGTCACCGGCTGCTGCCGATCCGTCGACTCGACTTCACCCGTGACCCCGCGACCGTGGACCTGCGACGTGACCAGGCCGAACACCTGCGCCGAGCGCTCGAGGAGGCCGGCGGCGGGTTCGTGAAGATGGGGCAGCTGCTGTCGACCCGGGACGACCTGCTCCCCGAGGAGTGGACCGAGGGGCTCGTGCACCTGCAGGGGAGTGTGACGCCCGCCGCCCCCGACGAGGTCGCCGCGCTGCTCCTGGAGGAGCTCGGCGCGCCGGTCGACGAGGTGTTCGCGACGTTCGACCCGGAGCCGGTCGCCGCGGCCTCGATCGCGCAGGTCCACCGCGCGACGCTGGCCGACGGGACCACCGTGGCCGTCAAGGTGCAGCGCCCCGGCATCGACGCGGCGGTGCGGCGGGACGTCGACATCGCGATGCGGGTCGTGCGGTTCCTCGCCCGGACCAGCGCCGAGGCGCGGCAGGTCGGCATCGTCGACGTCGCGCAGCAGTACGCGGACGACCTGGTCCGTCAGGTGGACTTCGCCTCCGAGATGCGGAACCTCGCGGCGCTGCGTGCGGCGCAGGCCCGGAGCGCGCGGCCGGATGCGGTGGCGTTCCCCGAGCCGTACCGGGAGCTCTCCACGCGACGGGTGATGGTGATGGAGTTCCTCGAGGGCGAGACCCTCAGCGCGCTCCGCGCCGTCCGGTCCGACCGCGACCTGGACGCGCCGATGCGCGCCGTGCTCGACGCGTTCCTGCGGCAGGTCGTGTTCGACGGGATCTACCACGCCGACCTGCACCCCGGGAACGTCGTGCTCCTGCCGGACGGTCGGCCGGCGCTCATCGACTTCGGGTCGGTCGGGCGGCTCGACCCGGGGCTGCGGGAGACCGTCCAGGAACTCCTCGCCGGGTACATCCAGGACGACACGGCACGGATCGCCGACGGGGTGCTCCGGATGGCGCCCGTGCGGGACCCCGAGGACGAAGCCGACTTCCGCCGGGACATCGCCGCGTTCGTCGCCGACGAGCTCGGGCCGGGTGCCCGCATCGGCGTGGAGACGGTGGACGACGCCGTGGCCGTCTTCGGGCGGTACCGGCTCAAGCCGCCGCCGGACTTCGTGGCCGCCGCCCGGGCACTCGCCATCTTCGAGGGGACGCTCCGGACCCTGGCGCCGTCGTTCGACCTGCTCGAGGAGTCCCGGGACCTGGCCCGTCGCCAGATCCGCGACCAGCTCCGCCCGAAGGCGGTGCGGGACCTGGCGCTGCGCGAACTCGTCGGCGTGGCGTCGACGCTCCGGAAGCTCCCGCGCCGGATCGACCGGATCGGCGAGGCCGTCGAGAAGGGCGACCTCGCGGTCCGGATCCGGCTGTTCTCGGACCGGCGCGACCGGGAGGTCGTCGCCGGCCTGGTCCGTCGGGTGCTGCTCGTGCTCCTCGGGGCAGGCGCCGGCGTGCTCGCGATCGTGTACCTGGCGACGCCGGTGCGGTCGGACGCCGTGCTGTCGACCGCGGGCGCCGGGGGACTGCTCGGCGGGACGGCGGTGGTGCTGCTGGTGTGGGCGGCCGTCGACGCGTGGATCGCACGGCGGAGACGGTGA
- the mltG gene encoding endolytic transglycosylase MltG, whose product MADDLDWNAIIAPGDDAEGRNQPSDRPTDTVRPRSRREARAAEARAQQEQEQEQALRAPQQQEPQEQPVPHQAITPDEAAPQRRRAQQQDRPVSPADAPVARDHDELHPEVQALLTGEVPAGAARAGGAGGSGRDGGDGAGHGGGGAGDDGRDGRGGRGRASRQPRGPRPKRRRGPLVAGIVIVAVVLAAGGGAYAFAAPKIQQVVQAFSGSQESDDYSGSGTSKVTITIKQGDIGEDVAKTLQRSGVVKSSKVFYKLLLTSPDVQFQPGSYELKKQMSAKSALSALQDTKNRVQASIVIPEGTALQDIEAGMVSKAGLSKDEVSSAAKDVQAYGLPAGVTTLEGWLFPATYPINPGWSAKQYFQSMVDTMKQHLQAAGVAEADQERVVVFASLVQKEAGQADDFPKVARVFQNRLDKGMLLQSDATVAYGTGNTHTVTTTDAERADADNPYNTYVHKGLPPAPISNPGDVAIKAVTQPATGNWLYFVTVNLDTGETVFSDTLAQHDAAVAQFRAWLRAHPEYQ is encoded by the coding sequence TTGGCAGACGACCTGGACTGGAACGCGATCATCGCGCCCGGCGACGACGCCGAGGGGCGGAACCAGCCTTCCGACCGTCCGACCGACACCGTCCGACCGCGCTCACGCCGCGAGGCGCGTGCAGCCGAGGCCCGTGCCCAGCAGGAGCAGGAGCAGGAGCAGGCGCTCAGGGCTCCGCAGCAGCAGGAGCCGCAGGAGCAGCCGGTGCCGCACCAGGCGATCACGCCGGACGAGGCCGCGCCGCAGCGACGCCGCGCGCAGCAGCAGGACCGGCCCGTCTCACCCGCTGACGCTCCCGTCGCGCGTGACCACGACGAGCTGCACCCCGAGGTGCAGGCCCTCCTGACCGGCGAGGTCCCGGCCGGTGCGGCTCGCGCCGGCGGCGCGGGAGGATCCGGACGTGACGGCGGCGACGGAGCCGGCCACGGCGGTGGCGGCGCGGGAGACGACGGACGCGACGGTCGTGGCGGGCGTGGGCGAGCCTCCCGTCAGCCGCGCGGACCGCGCCCGAAGCGGCGCCGCGGTCCGCTCGTGGCGGGCATCGTGATCGTCGCGGTCGTGCTGGCGGCCGGTGGTGGCGCGTACGCCTTCGCCGCGCCCAAGATCCAGCAGGTCGTGCAGGCGTTCAGCGGGTCGCAGGAGTCCGACGACTACTCCGGCTCGGGCACGAGCAAGGTGACGATCACGATCAAGCAGGGCGACATCGGCGAGGACGTCGCGAAGACCCTGCAGCGCAGCGGTGTCGTGAAGAGCTCGAAGGTGTTCTACAAGCTCCTGCTCACCTCGCCCGACGTGCAGTTCCAGCCCGGCTCGTACGAGCTGAAGAAGCAGATGAGCGCGAAGTCGGCGCTCTCGGCCCTGCAGGACACGAAGAACCGGGTCCAGGCGTCGATCGTCATCCCCGAGGGCACAGCGCTGCAGGACATCGAGGCCGGCATGGTCTCGAAGGCCGGACTGAGCAAGGACGAGGTGTCCTCGGCCGCGAAGGACGTGCAGGCGTACGGTCTGCCGGCCGGTGTGACGACCCTCGAGGGCTGGCTGTTCCCCGCGACCTACCCGATCAACCCGGGGTGGAGCGCGAAGCAGTACTTCCAGTCGATGGTCGACACCATGAAGCAGCACCTGCAGGCCGCCGGCGTCGCCGAGGCCGACCAGGAGCGCGTGGTGGTCTTCGCCTCGCTGGTGCAGAAGGAGGCCGGCCAGGCCGACGACTTCCCGAAGGTCGCGCGCGTGTTCCAGAACCGCCTCGACAAGGGGATGCTCCTGCAGTCCGACGCGACGGTGGCCTACGGGACGGGGAACACCCACACCGTCACGACCACCGACGCCGAGCGCGCGGACGCGGACAACCCGTACAACACCTACGTGCACAAGGGGCTGCCCCCGGCACCGATCTCGAACCCGGGCGACGTCGCGATCAAGGCCGTCACCCAGCCGGCCACGGGCAACTGGCTGTACTTCGTGACCGTGAACCTGGACACCGGCGAGACCGTGTTCTCGGACACGCTGGCGCAGCACGACGCGGCGGTCGCCCAGTTCCGGGCGTGGTTGCGGGCGCACCCCGAGTACCAGTAG
- the pyrR gene encoding bifunctional pyr operon transcriptional regulator/uracil phosphoribosyltransferase PyrR yields MGTRTVLQQPDITRALTRIAHEILEANHGASDLVLLGIPTRGAVLAERLDRVLADIEPEWANDRDQRVGTLDVTMHRDDLGHGIGRAPHRTTIPTSGIDGKVVVLVDDVLYSGRTVRAALDALQGIGRPRAVRLAVLVDRGHRELPIRADHVGKNLPTASDERVTLRLTETDGTDEVVIVQPGAPTHPERHQPGAPAHADQQQAGATEQTRSEQTRPEQQGGAA; encoded by the coding sequence GTGGGAACCAGAACGGTCCTGCAGCAGCCCGACATCACGCGTGCTCTGACACGCATCGCACACGAGATCCTCGAGGCCAACCACGGTGCCTCGGACCTGGTGTTGCTCGGCATCCCGACACGGGGTGCCGTCCTCGCCGAGCGACTCGACCGCGTCCTGGCCGACATCGAGCCCGAGTGGGCCAATGACCGCGACCAGCGGGTCGGGACCCTCGACGTCACGATGCACCGTGACGACCTCGGGCACGGCATCGGTCGCGCTCCGCACCGCACGACGATCCCGACGAGCGGCATCGACGGCAAGGTCGTCGTGCTCGTCGACGACGTGCTGTACTCCGGCCGGACCGTCCGGGCGGCGCTCGACGCGCTGCAGGGCATCGGCCGCCCGCGCGCGGTCCGCCTCGCGGTGCTCGTCGACCGTGGGCACCGGGAGCTGCCGATCCGTGCCGACCACGTGGGCAAGAACCTGCCCACCGCGTCGGACGAGCGGGTCACGCTGCGGCTGACCGAGACCGACGGCACGGACGAGGTCGTCATCGTGCAGCCCGGCGCGCCAACGCACCCCGAGCGGCATCAGCCCGGCGCGCCGGCCCACGCCGACCAGCAGCAGGCCGGCGCCACCGAGCAGACACGCTCCGAGCAGACACGCCCCGAGCAGCAGGGGGGCGCAGCGTGA
- the nusB gene encoding transcription antitermination factor NusB, with amino-acid sequence MSARSKARKRALDMLYVAEVRELPITDVLATETVRHLDQPERASSWDYARQIVTGVDDDRSAIDKVIIEHAQGWSIARMPVLDRCILRMGVWEIRYNPEVPDAVAIAEAVELAQSLSTDDSASFVNGVLGAVAGGRGAAGRNGDHGTAQHEEPSDRTVAGDQESR; translated from the coding sequence ATGAGTGCTCGTTCGAAGGCCCGCAAGCGCGCCCTCGACATGCTGTACGTGGCCGAGGTGCGTGAACTTCCGATCACCGACGTCCTGGCAACGGAGACCGTGCGGCACCTCGACCAGCCCGAGCGCGCCTCGAGCTGGGACTACGCACGACAGATCGTGACCGGTGTCGACGACGACCGGTCCGCGATCGACAAGGTGATCATCGAGCACGCGCAGGGCTGGTCGATCGCCCGCATGCCCGTGCTCGACCGCTGCATCCTCCGGATGGGCGTGTGGGAGATCCGGTACAACCCGGAGGTGCCCGACGCGGTGGCCATCGCCGAGGCGGTCGAACTCGCGCAGTCGCTGTCGACGGACGACTCGGCGAGCTTCGTGAACGGCGTCCTCGGCGCCGTCGCGGGCGGCCGGGGAGCAGCCGGTCGGAACGGCGACCACGGCACCGCGCAGCACGAGGAACCGTCCGATCGGACGGTCGCAGGGGACCAGGAGTCCCGGTAG
- the aroB gene encoding 3-dehydroquinate synthase, with translation MPEGTTEIRVGGEGGYVVVVGNGLLGAVPALLGPRVAKVLIVHAPTLGARANELRALLADAGLEALIAEVPDAEGAKRVEVAAFCWQVMGQADFTRTDAVIGLGGGAVTDLAGFVAATWLRGVAFLAIPTSVLAMVDASVGGKTGINTNEGKNLVGVFAAPRAVVVDLDLAKTLPRNEILTGFAEIVKAGFIAVPEILDLVEADVARVTDPTTPEFRRVVELAIELKAQVVSDDFTEQGRREILNYGHTLGHAIEHAERYQWRHGAAVAVGMVFAAELARLTGHLDDATVDRHRSILESLELPTTYGLGRWEGLLATMRRDKKARAGMLRFIILDGVGKPVTLEGPEDHLLFTAYQEVGV, from the coding sequence CTGCCGGAGGGCACCACCGAGATCCGTGTCGGCGGGGAGGGCGGCTACGTCGTCGTGGTCGGGAACGGGCTGCTCGGCGCCGTCCCTGCACTGCTCGGGCCGCGGGTCGCGAAGGTGCTGATCGTGCACGCGCCGACGCTCGGCGCCCGCGCGAACGAACTCCGCGCGCTGCTGGCGGACGCCGGGCTCGAGGCGCTCATCGCCGAGGTGCCCGACGCCGAGGGCGCGAAGCGCGTCGAGGTCGCCGCATTCTGCTGGCAGGTGATGGGGCAGGCCGACTTCACCCGGACCGACGCCGTCATCGGGCTCGGCGGGGGCGCGGTGACCGACCTCGCGGGCTTCGTCGCCGCGACGTGGCTCCGCGGCGTCGCGTTCCTGGCGATCCCGACGAGCGTGCTCGCGATGGTGGACGCGAGCGTCGGCGGGAAGACGGGCATCAACACCAACGAGGGCAAGAACCTCGTCGGGGTTTTCGCCGCGCCGCGTGCGGTGGTCGTCGACCTCGACCTCGCGAAGACCCTGCCGCGGAACGAGATCCTGACCGGGTTCGCCGAGATCGTGAAGGCCGGGTTCATCGCGGTGCCGGAGATCCTCGACCTGGTCGAGGCCGACGTCGCCCGGGTCACCGACCCCACCACGCCGGAGTTCCGTCGCGTGGTCGAGCTGGCGATCGAGCTCAAGGCGCAGGTGGTGTCCGACGACTTCACCGAGCAGGGCCGCCGGGAGATCCTGAACTACGGGCACACGCTCGGGCACGCCATCGAGCACGCTGAGCGGTACCAGTGGCGGCACGGCGCGGCGGTCGCCGTCGGCATGGTGTTCGCGGCCGAGCTCGCCCGGCTCACGGGGCACCTCGACGACGCCACGGTCGATCGGCACCGCTCGATCCTGGAGTCGCTCGAGCTGCCGACCACGTACGGCCTCGGCAGGTGGGAGGGACTGCTCGCGACGATGCGTCGGGACAAGAAGGCCCGGGCCGGGATGCTGCGGTTCATCATCCTCGACGGGGTCGGCAAGCCGGTCACGCTCGAGGGACCCGAGGACCACCTGCTGTTCACGGCCTACCAGGAGGTCGGGGTCTAG
- the aroC gene encoding chorismate synthase: MLRWLTAGESHGPELIAMLEGLPAGVPVSFESIRTDLARRKLGYGRGSRMKFEQDELHVSGGVRHGYSMGSPIAIRIGNTEWPKWVEVMSPEPIEQTEMSRGRGAPLTRPRPGHADLVGMQKYGFDEARPILERASARETAARVALGAVAKSFLAELGIRSVAHTLQVGTVRVPDGTALPMPDDVDRLDEDQLRCADPETSARMVTEVEAAKKDGDTLGGVVEVLFYGVPPGLGSHVQWDRRLDARLAAAIMGIQAIKGVEVGDGFATAGRRGSAAHDELYREDGEIIRTSDRAGGTEGGMSTGTVLRVRAAMKPIATIPHALHTIDTTTGEDAAAHHQRSDVCAVPASGVVAEAMVALVLADAVLEKFGGDSLAETKRNLEGYLAAIPETLRSRRTETAEPTAAR, encoded by the coding sequence ATGCTTCGTTGGTTGACCGCTGGTGAGTCCCACGGACCCGAACTCATCGCGATGCTCGAGGGCCTGCCCGCTGGCGTCCCGGTGTCGTTCGAGTCCATCCGCACCGACCTCGCGCGACGCAAGCTCGGCTACGGCCGTGGCTCGCGCATGAAGTTCGAGCAGGACGAGCTGCACGTCTCGGGCGGCGTCCGCCACGGGTACTCCATGGGCAGCCCCATCGCGATCCGCATCGGCAACACCGAGTGGCCGAAGTGGGTCGAGGTGATGAGCCCGGAACCGATCGAGCAGACCGAGATGTCCCGTGGTCGCGGCGCACCCCTCACCCGGCCCCGCCCCGGCCACGCCGACCTCGTCGGCATGCAGAAGTACGGCTTCGACGAGGCCCGCCCGATCCTCGAGCGCGCCTCGGCCCGCGAGACCGCGGCTCGTGTCGCCCTCGGCGCCGTCGCGAAGTCCTTCCTGGCCGAGCTCGGCATCCGGTCGGTCGCGCACACCCTGCAGGTCGGTACCGTGCGCGTGCCGGACGGCACCGCGCTGCCGATGCCCGACGACGTCGACCGCCTCGACGAGGACCAGCTGCGCTGCGCCGACCCCGAGACGTCGGCACGCATGGTCACCGAGGTCGAGGCCGCGAAGAAGGACGGCGACACGCTCGGCGGCGTCGTCGAGGTGCTGTTCTACGGGGTCCCGCCGGGCCTCGGCTCGCACGTGCAGTGGGACCGTCGGCTCGACGCTCGGCTCGCCGCGGCGATCATGGGCATCCAGGCCATCAAGGGCGTCGAGGTCGGCGACGGCTTCGCGACCGCCGGTCGTCGCGGTTCGGCCGCGCACGACGAGCTGTACCGCGAGGACGGCGAGATCATCCGGACGAGCGACCGCGCCGGCGGGACCGAGGGCGGCATGTCCACGGGCACCGTGCTGCGGGTCCGTGCCGCGATGAAGCCGATCGCCACCATCCCGCACGCGCTGCACACCATCGACACCACCACGGGTGAGGACGCCGCAGCGCACCACCAGCGCAGCGACGTCTGCGCCGTGCCGGCCTCCGGCGTCGTCGCCGAGGCGATGGTCGCGCTCGTGCTCGCCGACGCCGTGCTCGAGAAGTTCGGCGGCGACAGCCTGGCCGAGACCAAGCGCAACCTGGAGGGGTACCTGGCCGCGATCCCGGAGACGCTGCGCTCCCGGCGCACCGAGACCGCCGAGCCGACCGCCGCCCGGTGA
- a CDS encoding shikimate kinase, protein MTGTGPAQAATAGSTAPVVVIGPMGAGKSSVGKRVAKALGVSFTDTDRAIVREHGPIPGIFADRGEAAFRELEAEAVRDAVTRGGVVAVGGGAVTHAATREAMAGARIVLLTVSPEAVADRIAGSDRPLLADGGIDAWQTILDARAATYAELAHATFDTSRRPMSHVVDEVVAWVRGSTPPDPRTSAGTSTPADTRTSTGTSTPTDTSPGAGRRTTTGGTP, encoded by the coding sequence GTGACCGGGACGGGACCGGCGCAGGCGGCCACCGCGGGCAGCACCGCGCCGGTCGTGGTCATCGGACCGATGGGCGCCGGCAAGTCCAGCGTCGGCAAGCGCGTCGCGAAGGCGCTCGGGGTGTCCTTCACCGACACCGACCGTGCGATCGTCCGCGAGCACGGTCCGATCCCCGGCATCTTCGCCGACCGCGGTGAGGCGGCGTTCCGCGAGCTCGAGGCCGAGGCCGTGCGCGACGCGGTCACGCGCGGCGGCGTCGTCGCCGTCGGCGGGGGAGCGGTCACGCACGCGGCGACCCGCGAGGCGATGGCCGGCGCGCGGATCGTCCTGCTGACCGTCTCGCCCGAGGCCGTCGCCGACCGCATCGCCGGCAGCGACCGGCCGCTGCTGGCGGACGGCGGCATCGACGCGTGGCAGACCATCCTGGACGCACGCGCGGCGACGTACGCCGAACTCGCGCACGCGACCTTCGACACCTCGCGGCGACCGATGTCGCACGTCGTCGACGAGGTCGTCGCCTGGGTGCGGGGAAGCACACCGCCCGACCCCCGCACGTCGGCCGGTACGAGCACCCCGGCCGACACGCGCACATCGACCGGCACGAGCACGCCGACCGACACGAGCCCCGGAGCGGGGCGTCGCACCACCACCGGAGGGACCCCGTGA
- the efp gene encoding elongation factor P, translating to MASTTDIKNGAVLIIDGQLWSVVEFQHVKPGKGGAFVRTKLKNVVSGKVVDRTFNAGAKIDTATVDRRDYQYLYQDGESYVFMDTDTYDQVHVSETVVGDAKNFLLESAMVTIAMNEGNPLYIELPTSIVTEVETEPGLQGDRSSGGTKDATIIATGHRIQVPLYLESGTTVKIDTRDGSFLGRVNN from the coding sequence ATGGCGAGTACCACTGACATCAAGAACGGCGCCGTTCTCATCATCGACGGGCAGCTCTGGTCGGTCGTCGAGTTCCAGCACGTCAAGCCGGGCAAGGGCGGCGCATTCGTCCGCACCAAGCTCAAGAACGTCGTCTCGGGCAAGGTCGTCGACCGCACGTTCAACGCCGGCGCGAAGATCGACACCGCGACCGTCGACCGTCGCGACTACCAGTACCTGTACCAGGACGGCGAGTCCTACGTGTTCATGGACACCGACACCTACGACCAGGTCCACGTCTCGGAGACCGTCGTCGGCGACGCCAAGAACTTCCTGCTCGAGTCCGCCATGGTCACCATCGCGATGAACGAGGGCAACCCGCTCTACATCGAGCTCCCGACCTCCATCGTCACCGAGGTCGAGACCGAGCCCGGCCTGCAGGGCGACCGCTCGTCCGGTGGCACGAAGGACGCGACGATCATCGCGACCGGCCACCGCATCCAGGTCCCGCTGTACCTCGAGAGCGGCACCACCGTGAAGATCGACACGCGCGACGGCAGCTTCCTCGGCCGCGTCAACAACTAG